The following proteins come from a genomic window of Planctomycetaceae bacterium:
- a CDS encoding BlaI/MecI/CopY family transcriptional regulator — MAKRKRKAADIRLGAGELELLDVLWRAGAVTIAEAQAGLEREQGYTTVQTRLDRLVAKGVAGKSATRPARYSAAVSEQDVTRDDLNVLVRRVTRGRVVPLIAHLVSDRTLTSDEIQQIRALIEEAEARSEGDTDG, encoded by the coding sequence TTGGCAAAGCGGAAGAGAAAGGCTGCAGACATTCGCCTGGGAGCCGGCGAACTGGAACTGCTGGACGTGCTGTGGCGAGCGGGCGCGGTCACGATTGCGGAGGCTCAGGCAGGCCTGGAACGCGAGCAGGGTTACACCACGGTGCAGACGCGGCTGGACCGGCTGGTCGCCAAGGGCGTCGCCGGAAAATCGGCCACTCGGCCGGCAAGGTACAGCGCCGCGGTTTCCGAACAGGACGTCACGCGCGACGACCTGAATGTGCTGGTGCGACGCGTGACCCGCGGGCGAGTCGTCCCGCTGATCGCTCATCTGGTCAGCGACCGCACGCTGACGTCGGATGAAATCCAGCAGATCCGTGCTCTGATTGAAGAAGCCGAAGCACGTTCCGAAGGAGACACCGATGGCTGA